The following DNA comes from bacterium.
TATGCAGGAAATGAAAGCGGAATTTCGGCTGAACTCATATTTGATACTCCGAGACCCGAAGGAAGGGGTGTAAAACTCTGGGATGCAGACGAATACGAAATGGATGCAGGATATGATTTCTCCGGGGAAAGAGTTTTGGAATGGGATAATGATTTTACGGATGTTTATTGTATAGCTTCCGATGGAGTTATTTTTATGGTAGCGGGAGATGCGAATACTGATATCCAGGATTTTGGATACATAGAAGAGCTTGATGAAATCAATTATGCTCCGCTCGAAGGTTGGTCCCAGACAGGAGTAGTTGAATTAATACCGGGGCACGGATATGTAGTATGGACAAATAACAATCATTTTGCCAAATTCAGAGTAACTTCGGCAACCGATGAATACGCAAGATTCGACTGGGCATACCAGGAAGATGTTGGCAACAGAGAACTTAAACATATTGGAAAACAATTTCCTAACTTTGTAACAACATTAGTAGCAGCAAAGGAGGTAAAATGAAAAACTATATCCTGATGGGTATATTATTGATTTCATCCGTTGTGGCAGGTGAACCTAACCCAAGGTTTGCCCGGATTTCAAAAATGTCCGGTCCTGCCTACATTTTAAGAAGCGGTTTAACGGAATATGAAGATGCCGCCATCAATATGGCAGTTTCCGAAGGCGACAGGATAAGAACGGAAGATTCGTATATGAAAGTGCAATTT
Coding sequences within:
- a CDS encoding fibronectin type III domain-containing protein, with protein sequence MKNIKTFTAHRQGGIFDKAGSFIATMVGCAIFLCGCHSSRHIDDTTPPVVPTGVVSVTGNEEVTLYWNPNSEGDLSGYFIYRSDDPHGPYEVIGSSTSAFFVDKGVANAVTYYYAISAYDYAGNESGISAELIFDTPRPEGRGVKLWDADEYEMDAGYDFSGERVLEWDNDFTDVYCIASDGVIFMVAGDANTDIQDFGYIEELDEINYAPLEGWSQTGVVELIPGHGYVVWTNNNHFAKFRVTSATDEYARFDWAYQEDVGNRELKHIGKQFPNFVTTLVAAKEVK